In Rhodoferax koreense, a genomic segment contains:
- a CDS encoding PhoX family protein: MTDLTPSSGPAVASRRQILKFLGAAPVLPLGTLTSALSLSACGGGNDGAKFTSATFNGMAAPTLANPADMAKTYVASSLDVAFDNNTVRSYKLAYQPFFMTGDMVPNGNGGTILAGGYVDINNQPIIDKSVAGKERQFFSDSPDGTSLLTVANPTVAGVKGNTVFAVVQFEYTTRDQAGNSTYGVLPSPIAVLTLDQDKNTGKLSLVKYHNVDMSSAHGLWITCGASLSPWGTHLSSEEYEPDAPFASTNAQFKAYSKNVFGSETAANPYHYGHLPEITVKADGTGSVKKHYCLGRISHELVQVMPDNRTVLMGDDYTNGGLFVFVADKEKDLSAGTLYVAKLGAGFSVDPAAAGAPITWINLGHATSAEVENLANTLKPADIMTVSKTDPLDATYTKMYVDGAANWVKLKPGMEKAAAFLETHRYANLLGASMGFTKLEGTTVNIKDKIAYSALQNIQSSMVRGNAAWNANNNITVEKTINAGGVFAHNLAGGQKDTAGAAIASEWMPVQTRAFIIGEDIAADALGNLANPDKVANPDNLKFSEKLRTLFIGEDSGYHVNNFLWAYNVDTKKLSRIMSIPAGGESTGLHAVDEINGWTYIMSNFQHAGDWSSSLHSKVQPTLDPLIRANYKDRFGASVGYLTGDLTAMSVNA, translated from the coding sequence ATGACCGACCTCACCCCATCCTCCGGCCCCGCTGTCGCTTCCCGCCGCCAGATCCTGAAGTTCCTCGGCGCGGCTCCCGTGTTGCCCCTGGGCACGCTGACCTCGGCCCTCTCGCTGTCGGCCTGCGGCGGCGGAAACGACGGCGCCAAGTTCACCTCGGCCACGTTCAACGGCATGGCCGCACCCACGCTGGCGAACCCGGCGGACATGGCCAAGACCTATGTGGCCTCGTCGCTGGACGTGGCCTTCGACAACAACACCGTGCGCAGCTACAAGCTGGCCTACCAGCCCTTCTTCATGACCGGCGACATGGTGCCCAACGGCAATGGCGGCACCATCCTCGCCGGCGGTTATGTGGACATCAACAACCAGCCCATCATCGACAAGTCGGTGGCCGGCAAGGAACGCCAGTTCTTCTCGGATTCGCCCGACGGCACCTCGCTGCTGACGGTGGCCAACCCCACGGTGGCCGGCGTGAAGGGCAACACGGTGTTCGCCGTGGTGCAGTTCGAATACACCACCCGCGACCAGGCCGGCAACAGCACCTACGGCGTGTTGCCTTCGCCGATTGCCGTGCTCACGCTCGACCAGGACAAGAACACCGGCAAGCTCTCCCTGGTGAAGTACCACAACGTGGACATGTCCAGCGCCCACGGCCTTTGGATCACCTGCGGTGCCAGCCTGTCGCCCTGGGGCACCCATTTGTCCAGCGAAGAATACGAACCTGACGCGCCTTTCGCCAGCACCAACGCCCAGTTCAAGGCCTACAGCAAGAACGTGTTCGGCAGCGAAACCGCAGCCAACCCCTACCACTACGGCCACCTGCCGGAGATCACCGTCAAGGCCGACGGCACCGGCTCGGTGAAGAAGCACTACTGCCTGGGCCGCATCTCGCACGAACTGGTGCAGGTCATGCCCGACAACCGCACCGTGCTGATGGGGGACGACTACACCAACGGCGGCTTGTTCGTCTTCGTCGCCGACAAGGAAAAGGATCTGTCCGCCGGCACGCTCTATGTGGCCAAGCTCGGCGCAGGCTTCTCCGTGGACCCGGCCGCCGCCGGCGCACCGATCACCTGGATCAACCTCGGCCACGCCACCAGCGCGGAGGTCGAGAACCTGGCCAACACCCTGAAGCCGGCCGACATCATGACGGTGTCCAAGACCGACCCGCTGGATGCCACCTACACCAAGATGTATGTGGACGGCGCGGCCAACTGGGTCAAGCTCAAGCCCGGCATGGAAAAGGCCGCGGCCTTCCTGGAAACGCACCGCTACGCCAACCTGCTGGGCGCCAGCATGGGCTTCACCAAGCTCGAAGGCACGACGGTCAACATCAAGGACAAGATCGCCTATTCGGCGCTGCAGAACATCCAGAGTTCGATGGTGCGCGGCAACGCCGCCTGGAACGCCAACAACAACATCACGGTGGAGAAGACCATCAACGCCGGCGGCGTGTTCGCCCACAACCTGGCCGGCGGCCAGAAGGACACGGCCGGCGCTGCCATCGCCAGCGAATGGATGCCGGTGCAGACCCGTGCCTTCATCATCGGCGAGGACATCGCCGCAGACGCCCTGGGCAACCTGGCCAACCCGGACAAGGTGGCCAATCCCGACAACCTGAAGTTCAGCGAGAAGCTGCGCACGCTGTTCATCGGCGAGGACAGCGGCTACCACGTCAACAACTTCCTGTGGGCCTACAACGTCGACACCAAGAAGCTGTCGCGCATCATGTCGATCCCGGCGGGCGGCGAATCCACCGGCCTGCATGCCGTGGACGAGATCAATGGCTGGACCTACATCATGAGCAACTTCCAGCACGCCGGCGACTGGAGCAGCTCGCTGCACAGCAAGGTGCAGCCGACGCTCGACCCGC